A portion of the Juglans microcarpa x Juglans regia isolate MS1-56 chromosome 1D, Jm3101_v1.0, whole genome shotgun sequence genome contains these proteins:
- the LOC121259102 gene encoding uncharacterized protein LOC121259102 has translation MHLKTKSHFKAKQKRKKDEEPNLFTSFALLFFLLLTKWSGVEGQTCKPSGIIRGKKPPPGQCNQENHSDCCVQGKPYTIYKCSPPVSSHTKATLTINSFQKGGDGGGPSECDNKYHPDDTPVVALSTGWFNNKQRCLNYITIYGNGRSVKAKVVDECDSTMGCDTDHDYQPPCPNNIVDASKAVWKALGVPESDWGGLDIYWSDTCKPSGIIKGKKPPPGQCNQENHSDCCVQGKPYTVYKCSPLVSSHTKAMLTINSFEKGGDGGGPSECDNQYHSDDTPVVALSTGWFNNKQRCLNYITIYGNGRSVKAKVVDECDSTMGCDADHDYQPPCPNNIVDASKAVWKALGVPESDWGGLDIYWSDA, from the exons ATGCATCTAAAAACCAAATCACATTTCAAAGCAAAA caaaagaggaaaaaagatgaagaaccaAATTTGTTTACAAGCTTTGCCCtattattctttcttcttctcacaAAGTGGTCTGGAGTTGAAGGTCAGACTTGCAAGCCCAGTGGCATAATCAGGGGGAAAAAGCCTCCACCGGGACAATGTAACCAAGAGAACCACTCTGATTGTTGCGTGCAAGGCAAGCCTTACACTATTTATAAGTGTTCGCCCCCTGTGTCTAGCCATACAAAGGCGACACTAACCATCAACAGCTTTCAGAAAGGTGGAGATGGTGGTGGACCATCAGAATGCGACAACAAGTATCACCCTGATGATACTCCTGTGGTAGCATTGTCAACTGGATGGTTCAACAATAAGCAAAGGTGTTTGAATTATATCACCATATATGGCAATGGAAGGAGCGTGAAGGCCAAGGTAGTTGACGAGTGTGATTCCACTATGGGGTGTGATACCGACCATGATTACCAACCTCCATGTCCTAACAACATTGTTGATGCCTCTAAAGCTGTTTGGAAGGCTTTGGGAGTGCCAGAAAGTGATTGGGGTGGATTAGATATTTATTGGTCTGAT ACTTGCAAGCCTAGTGGCATAATCAAGGGGAAAAAGCCCCCACCTGGACAATGTAACCAAGAGAACCACTCTGATTGTTGCGTGCAAGGCAAGCCTTACACTGTTTATAAGTGTTCGCCCCTTGTGTCTAGCCATACAAAGGCGATGCTAACCATCAACAGCTTTGAGAAAGGTGGAGATGGTGGTGGACCATCAGAATGCGACAACCAGTATCATTCTGATGATACTCCTGTGGTGGCACTGTCAACAGGTTGGTTCAACAATAAGCAAAGGTGTTTGAATTATATCACCATCTATGGCAATGGAAGGAGCGTCAAGGCTAAAGTAGTTGATGAGTGTGACTCTACTATGGGGTGTGATGCCGACCATGATTACCAACCTCCATGTCCTAACAATATTGTTGATGCCTCTAAAGCTGTTTGGAAGGCTTTGGGAGTGCCAGAAAGTGATTGGGGTGGATTAGATATTTATTGGTCTGATGCTTAA